One region of Nothobranchius furzeri strain GRZ-AD chromosome 16, NfurGRZ-RIMD1, whole genome shotgun sequence genomic DNA includes:
- the zdhhc4 gene encoding palmitoyltransferase ZDHHC4, whose protein sequence is MDFLTLFAIYVAVVLTCILLVCKYSGQQQNPFDTLLSYVSKKLAPFTPQWLQKVSHWTLHRLFHQRNNSFICLHILLEGAVYAEFTYEVFGFCREMDTTVTSLSVPYVLLVIKTIFFYLCIKTDPGTVTKKKLSNQLHIYSYDRRLFHPGVSCPTCQLVKPARSKHCRVCNRCVQRFDHHCVWVNNCIGARNTRYFLLYLLSVCAMAGDIALLTGDMLLHAVLRSGLLRASYIDEHGQQQPAGPLFVVQHLFMTFPRIVFMLGFLIFIFFLLAGYALFHSYLALINQTSNEWYKSRGYFFQHCHPTAAADHLSSPIPDHSKRHYYSRGALRNLGEIFFPLRGIQKKSN, encoded by the exons ATGGATTTTCTTACTTTGTTTGCCATCTACGTGGCGGTGGTGCTAACATGTATACTTTTAGTGTGTAAATACTCGGGCCAGCAGCAAAACCCCTTTGATACACTGCTCAGCTATGTTTCAAAG AAGCTCGCACCTTTTACACCACAGTGGCTCCAAAAAGTTTCACACTGGACCTTACACAGACTGTTTCACCAAAG GAACAACTCTTTCATTTGTCTGCACATCCTGCTGGAGGGAGCCGTTTATGCAGAGTTTACTTACGAAGTGTTCGGCTTCTGCAGGGAGATGGACACCACTGTAACAAGCTTGTCAGTGCCTTACGTCTTGTTAGTCATCAAGACCATATTCTTCTACCTCTGCATCAAAACAGACCCAG GCACAGTGACAAAGAAGAAACTCTCCAACCAGCTGCACATCTACTCCTACGATAGGAGACTGTTTCACCCTGGAGTCTCCTGTCCAACCTGCCAACTTGTCAAACCAGCCCGTTCCAAACACTGCA GGGTGTGCAACAGGTGTGTCCAGCGCTTTGACCATCACTGTGTTTGGGTGAACAACTGCATCGGCGCTCGGAACACACGGTACTTCCTGCTTTACCTCTTGAGTGTGTGTGCCATGGCGGGCGACATCGCCCTGCTGACAGGAGACATGTTGCTTCATGCCGTGCTGCGTTCAGGGCTCCTAAGAGCCAGTTACATTGATGAGCACGGCCAGCAGCAGCCTGCTGGACCTCTGTTTGTTGTACAG CATTTATTTATGACATTCCCCCGTATCGTCTTCATGCTGGGATTCTTGATCTTCATCTTCTTCCTCCTCGCTGGTTACGCCCTGTTTCATTCCTACCTGGCCCTCATCAACCAAACCTCCAACGAGTGGTACAAAAGTCGAGGTTACTTTTTTCAGCACTGCCATCCAACAGCAGCAGCCGATCATCTTTCTAGCCCCATCCCAGATCACTCCAAGAGACACTACTACAGCCGGGGGGCTCTCCGAAACCTGGGAGAGATCTTCTTTCCTCTACGAGGCATTCAGAAAAAAAGCAACTGA